In Neofelis nebulosa isolate mNeoNeb1 chromosome 10, mNeoNeb1.pri, whole genome shotgun sequence, one DNA window encodes the following:
- the LOC131488588 gene encoding olfactory receptor 51I2-like, with protein MLPSQTYVNISFFQPHAFLMIGIPGHEAVHGWISIPFSSMYTVALTGNCLILLAVRKTPSLHQPMYYFLSMLALTDVGLTLSTLPTTLAVLWFGHRLIGFNACLVQMFFLHSFSVVESSVLLAMSFDRFVAISNPLRYATVLTNNVIIRIGIAIVTRATVSLFPGPFLLKRLNFCPGKILLSHSFCFHADVMKQACADITVNILYGLYVVLSTVGVDSLLIFLSYTLILRTVMGLASPRERVRALNTCVSHILAVLIFYIPVIGVSMIHRFGRHLPHIVHALIAYVYLVVPPVLNPIIYSVKSKPIREAMLRLLREKRQG; from the coding sequence ATGCTCCCTTCCCAGACCTATGTCAACATCTCCTTCTTCCAGCCACATGCCTTCCTGATGATTGGCATCCCAGGGCATGAGGCTGTTCATGGATGGATCTCTATCCCCTTCTCCTCCATGTACACTGTGGCCCTCACTGGAAACTGCCTGATCCTCTTGGCTGTGAGGAAGACTCCCAGCCTGCACCAGCCCATGTACTACTTCTTGTCCATGCTGGCCCTCACCGACGTGGGCCTCACCCTGTCCACACTGCCCACCACCTTGGCTGTGCTCTGGTTTGGCCACAGGCTCATAGGCTTCAATGCCTGCCTGGTCCAGATGTTCTTCCTCCATTCCTTCTCTGTGGTGGAGTCGTCAGTGCTCCTGGCCATGTCATTTGACCGCTTTGTGGCCATCTCGAACCCTCTTCGCTATGCAACTGTCCTCACCAATAATGTTATCATCAGGATCGGGATCGCCATTGTTACTCGGGCCACTGTATCCCTCTTTCCAGGGCCCTTCTTACTGAAGCGACTGAACTTTTGTCCTGGCAAGATTCTCCTGTCCCACTCCTTCTGTTTCCATGCAGATGTCATGAAACAGGCCTGTGCTGACATTACTGTCAACATCCTCTATGGACTCTATGTAGTTTTATCCACAGTGGGTGTAGattctttgcttattttcctgTCCTATACCCTTATTCTTCGTACAGTGATGGGTCTGGCCTCTCCGAGGGAGCGTGTCCGGGCCCTCAACACATGTGTTTCTCATATATTAGCTGTTCTGATTTTCTACATCCCAGTCATAGGAGTGTCAATGATCCACCGTTTTGGCAGGCACCTGCCTCACATTGTACATGCTCTTATTGCCTATGTGTACCTGGTGGTGCCCCCTGTGCTCAACCCCATTATTTACAGTGTGAAATCCAAGCCCATCAGGGAGGCCATGCTCAGATTACTGAGAGAGAAGAGGCAAGGCTGA